The following coding sequences are from one Pseudomonas mendocina window:
- a CDS encoding LacI family DNA-binding transcriptional regulator, producing the protein MTQRRRRSAERVTLSDVAKAAGCSLMSASRALSQPGRVSDALREQVMRAAKALGYVPNPAARALASSRSNLVAVVIPSLSNSVFVDTVEAIQRVLMPAGFEMMIGVSHYRVEEDERLLRSYLAHQPAGLLVTGFERSDAAREILGASSCPLVTLMELSEEPEDYCVGFSQVEAGAAMTRALVQRGYRHIAFAAAQLDPRTLQRAEGYRQVMQYLDRHDPALELLTPQLSSIGLGAELLDRLLAQQPQIDAVFFNNDDLAMGALFRARQLGLDVPGRLAIAGFNDLPAAAWMHPALSTVRTTRGRIGELAANMLLSLMRGETPDQHCIDVGFELVMRDSA; encoded by the coding sequence ATGACTCAACGCCGTCGTCGTTCCGCCGAACGCGTCACCCTGTCCGATGTGGCCAAAGCCGCCGGTTGTTCGCTCATGTCCGCTTCGCGCGCGCTGTCACAACCGGGACGGGTCTCCGATGCCCTGCGCGAGCAGGTGATGCGCGCTGCCAAAGCGCTGGGCTACGTGCCCAACCCGGCGGCGCGGGCGTTGGCCAGTTCGCGTTCGAACCTGGTGGCCGTAGTGATTCCGTCGCTGTCCAACTCGGTATTCGTCGATACCGTCGAGGCCATCCAGCGGGTGCTGATGCCGGCCGGTTTCGAGATGATGATCGGCGTCAGCCACTATCGGGTCGAAGAGGACGAGCGCCTGCTGCGTTCCTACCTCGCCCACCAGCCGGCGGGCCTGCTGGTTACCGGCTTCGAGCGCAGCGACGCAGCCCGCGAGATTCTCGGTGCCAGCAGTTGCCCATTGGTGACCCTGATGGAGCTGAGCGAGGAGCCCGAGGACTACTGCGTTGGTTTCTCCCAGGTCGAGGCGGGCGCCGCCATGACCCGCGCGCTGGTGCAGCGCGGTTATCGGCACATCGCCTTCGCCGCAGCCCAGCTCGACCCGCGCACGCTGCAGCGCGCCGAGGGCTATCGTCAGGTGATGCAGTATCTCGACCGGCATGATCCGGCGCTGGAATTGCTGACTCCGCAGTTGTCGTCCATCGGCCTGGGCGCCGAGCTGCTCGACCGCCTGCTGGCTCAGCAGCCGCAGATCGATGCGGTGTTCTTCAACAACGACGACCTGGCCATGGGCGCCTTATTCCGTGCCCGCCAGTTGGGCCTGGACGTACCGGGCCGTCTGGCCATCGCCGGTTTCAACGATCTGCCGGCGGCGGCCTGGATGCATCCGGCGTTGAGCACGGTGCGCACTACACGCGGCCGCATCGGTGAGTTGGCGGCCAACATGCTGCTCAGCCTGATGCGCGGTGAAACGCCCGACCAGCACTGCATCGACGTCGGCTTCGAGCTGGTCATGCGCGACAGTGCCTGA
- a CDS encoding lipase secretion chaperone, which yields MKKALFALPLLIGAGLALMLYLQPGHQPTHVSSPATATVTKPVPQAPAEAMTPAASDTQKKAPKLALPASFAGTDVDGRFRVDAAGNLIISEDIRRIFDYFLASIGEESLQASVERLRGYIDGQLQEPARARAQALLDQYLAYKRELVLLERDLPQMANLDAMRQREAAVQALRARLFDSETHQAFFAREEGYNRFTLERLAIQHDSRMSAEEKGQAVDRLRAALPEDLQDAVLPQLQQELRQNTARLQAEGASAAQIRQMRQQLVGAEATVRLEVLDNQRQNWQRRLDDYLAAKARIEASEGLSSSDKHAAIEALATERFDERERLRLDAAEQLAAANKQQ from the coding sequence GTGAAGAAAGCCCTATTCGCCCTGCCTCTACTGATCGGCGCCGGCCTGGCGTTGATGCTTTACCTGCAACCCGGACATCAGCCCACCCACGTCAGCTCTCCTGCCACGGCTACAGTGACGAAACCTGTGCCGCAGGCACCTGCCGAAGCCATGACGCCGGCTGCAAGTGACACGCAGAAGAAGGCGCCCAAACTGGCCCTGCCCGCCTCCTTCGCCGGCACCGACGTCGACGGCCGCTTTCGCGTCGATGCCGCTGGCAATCTGATCATCAGCGAGGACATCCGGCGCATCTTCGACTACTTCCTGGCGAGCATTGGTGAAGAAAGCCTGCAAGCCAGCGTCGAACGCCTGCGTGGTTATATCGACGGCCAGTTGCAGGAACCTGCGCGTGCACGCGCCCAAGCCCTGCTCGATCAGTACCTCGCCTACAAGCGCGAGCTGGTGCTGCTGGAACGCGATCTACCGCAGATGGCAAACCTGGACGCCATGCGTCAGCGTGAGGCTGCGGTGCAGGCACTGCGTGCGCGCCTGTTCGATAGTGAAACCCACCAGGCCTTCTTCGCCCGAGAGGAAGGCTACAACCGCTTCACCCTGGAGCGCCTGGCCATCCAGCACGACAGCAGAATGAGCGCCGAAGAGAAAGGCCAGGCCGTCGACCGGCTGCGCGCCGCACTACCGGAGGATCTGCAAGATGCCGTACTGCCGCAATTGCAGCAGGAACTGCGGCAGAACACCGCTCGCCTGCAGGCAGAAGGCGCCAGCGCGGCGCAGATCCGGCAGATGCGCCAACAACTGGTCGGCGCTGAAGCCACGGTCCGCCTGGAAGTGCTGGATAACCAGCGGCAGAACTGGCAACGCCGGCTGGACGACTACCTCGCAGCCAAGGCACGGATCGAGGCTAGCGAAGGGCTCAGCAGTAGCGACAAGCATGCAGCCATCGAGGCGCTGGCAACGGAGCGCTTCGATGAGCGTGAACGTCTGCGCCTGGATGCGGCCGAGCAACTGGCAGCCGCCAACAAGCAGCAATAG
- a CDS encoding triacylglycerol lipase, translating into MKNNKTLLALCLGAGLLASGQTQAFWFGSSGYTQTKYPIVLGHGMLGFDSILGVDYWYGIPTALRRDGASVYVTEVSQLDTSEARGEQLLQQVEDIVAISGKGKVNLIGHSHGGPTTRYVAAVRPDLVASVTSVGAPHKGSATADFLKGISDGPAGPVATPVLAGIINGLGALINFLSGSPSTTPQNALGSLESLNSQGAARFNAKFPQGIPTSACGEGAYSVNGVRYYSWSGTSPLTNLLDPSDLLMGASSLTFGSEANDGLVGRCSSRMGQVIRDNYRMNHLDEVNQTLGLTSLFETDPVTVYRQHANRLKNAGL; encoded by the coding sequence ATGAAGAACAATAAAACCCTGCTCGCCCTCTGCCTCGGCGCCGGCCTGCTCGCCAGCGGCCAGACCCAGGCTTTCTGGTTCGGTTCGTCCGGCTATACCCAGACCAAATACCCCATCGTCCTCGGCCACGGCATGCTGGGTTTCGACAGCATCCTCGGCGTCGACTACTGGTATGGCATCCCGACTGCTCTACGCCGCGACGGCGCCAGCGTCTACGTGACCGAAGTCAGCCAGTTGGACACCTCTGAAGCACGCGGCGAACAATTGCTGCAGCAGGTAGAGGACATCGTCGCCATCAGCGGCAAGGGCAAGGTCAATCTGATCGGCCACAGCCATGGCGGCCCGACCACCCGCTATGTCGCCGCCGTGCGCCCGGATCTGGTCGCTTCGGTCACCAGCGTCGGCGCTCCGCACAAGGGTTCGGCCACTGCCGACTTCCTCAAGGGCATCAGCGACGGCCCTGCCGGGCCGGTAGCGACCCCGGTGCTGGCAGGCATCATCAACGGCCTGGGCGCGCTGATCAACTTCCTCTCCGGCAGCCCCAGCACCACACCGCAGAACGCGCTCGGCTCGCTGGAGTCGCTCAACAGTCAAGGTGCCGCTCGCTTCAACGCCAAGTTCCCGCAGGGCATCCCGACCAGCGCCTGCGGCGAAGGCGCCTACAGCGTGAACGGCGTGCGTTACTACTCGTGGAGCGGCACCAGCCCGTTGACCAACCTGCTCGACCCGAGCGACCTGCTGATGGGCGCGTCCTCGTTGACCTTCGGCAGCGAAGCCAACGACGGCCTGGTCGGCCGCTGCAGTTCGCGCATGGGCCAGGTCATTCGTGACAACTACCGGATGAACCACCTCGACGAGGTCAACCAGACGCTGGGGCTGACCAGCCTGTTCGAGACCGACCCGGTGACCGTCTACCGTCAACACGCCAACCGCCTTAAGAACGCCGGGCTCTAG
- the greB gene encoding transcription elongation factor GreB — MSRYRPPRPAGTPLITPEGEARLRAELHELWHVRRPQVTQSVSEAAAQGDRSENAEYTYGKKMLREIDSRVRFLTKRLEKLKVVSDKPSDPNKVYFGAWVTIEDEDGEQSRYRIVGPDEFDLKQGLISIDSPLARALVGKELDAEVRVHSPSGEKTCYIVEIEYL; from the coding sequence ATGAGCCGCTATCGCCCTCCACGCCCCGCTGGCACGCCATTGATCACTCCCGAGGGCGAAGCACGCTTGCGTGCCGAGCTGCATGAGCTTTGGCACGTGCGCCGCCCCCAGGTGACCCAGTCGGTCAGCGAAGCGGCGGCACAAGGCGACCGATCGGAAAACGCCGAATACACCTACGGCAAGAAGATGCTGCGCGAGATCGACAGCCGCGTGCGTTTTCTGACCAAGCGCCTGGAAAAACTCAAGGTCGTCAGCGACAAACCGTCCGATCCGAACAAGGTGTATTTCGGCGCCTGGGTCACCATCGAGGACGAGGACGGCGAACAATCGCGTTATCGCATCGTCGGCCCCGACGAGTTCGATCTGAAACAGGGCCTGATCAGCATCGATTCTCCGCTGGCCCGTGCCCTGGTCGGCAAGGAACTGGACGCCGAAGTCCGGGTACACAGCCCCAGCGGCGAGAAGACCTGCTACATCGTCGAGATCGAATACCTCTGA
- a CDS encoding ABC transporter permease, translating to MKQPFTRLLSLAARQLLRDARAGELRVLFFALLVAVAASSAIGYFSARLNDAMLLRASEFLAADLRLSGSSPASAEQIEAGTRLGLDHARMVEFSSVVAADNGIQLASIKAVSSSYPLRGELKSAAAPYAAEETGSSPASGEVWAEARLMVALDLQVGDEIEVGAKRLRLSRVLTYDPDSAGDFYSLTPRALMNLDDLAATEVVQPGSRVRFRELWRGDSDTLAAYRQAVESSLEPSQSLDDARDGNRQIGGALGRAERYLNLASLAAVLLAGVAVALSAARFAARRFDASALLRCLGLSRHEALALFGLQLALLGLLACLLGALLGWAGQHILFYLLQGLIPADLPPANLWPALAGMATGLVALAGFALPPLAALGRVPPLRVLRRDMLPVPASSWLVYGAALIALGLIMWRLSLDLRLTLALLGGGLLAVLLLGGLLLLGLQSLRRLLQRAALPWRLGLGQLLRHPLAAAGQSLAFGLILLAMALIALLRGELLDTWQDQLPEDAPNHFALNVLPAERDAFAARLAELSPHPAPLYPVVPGRLVMINDEPVRQLVTKESRGERAIQRDLSLTWSQELPADNRITSGAWWSGQDDGLPGVSVESELAESLQLKLGDRLRFNVGGIEREAQVTSLREVDWDSFQPNFYMIFEPQTLQDLPATYLTSFYLPPGQDAELVSLSRAFPSVTLLQVDALLAQLRSILAQVTLAIEYVLLFVLAAGITVLLAGLQATLDERIRQGALLRALGAERKLLINARRAEFGLLGAAAGLLAAVGCELVSFLLYRYAFDMSWQPHPWLLLLPVIGALLIGMAGVLGTRRALNASPLSVLREG from the coding sequence ATGAAACAGCCCTTCACTCGCCTGCTGTCGCTAGCTGCTCGCCAACTGCTGCGCGACGCCCGCGCCGGCGAGTTGCGCGTGCTGTTCTTCGCCCTGCTGGTGGCAGTAGCGGCCAGCAGTGCCATCGGCTATTTCAGTGCGCGTCTGAACGACGCCATGTTGCTGCGTGCCAGCGAATTTCTCGCTGCCGATCTGCGCCTGAGCGGCAGCTCGCCAGCCAGTGCCGAACAGATCGAAGCCGGGACACGGCTCGGGCTCGACCACGCCCGGATGGTGGAGTTTTCCAGCGTGGTAGCTGCCGACAACGGCATTCAGCTGGCCAGTATCAAGGCCGTCAGCAGCAGTTATCCATTGCGTGGCGAATTGAAGAGCGCAGCCGCGCCCTATGCAGCAGAAGAAACAGGATCTAGCCCGGCATCCGGAGAAGTCTGGGCCGAAGCACGGCTGATGGTCGCGCTGGATCTGCAGGTCGGCGATGAGATCGAAGTCGGCGCCAAGCGGCTGCGCCTGAGTCGCGTCCTCACCTATGACCCAGACAGCGCAGGCGACTTCTACAGCCTTACCCCGCGCGCGCTGATGAATCTCGATGACCTGGCCGCCACCGAGGTGGTGCAACCAGGTAGCCGCGTGCGCTTTCGCGAACTCTGGCGCGGCGACAGCGATACCCTGGCAGCCTACCGTCAGGCCGTGGAAAGCAGCCTTGAGCCCAGCCAGAGCCTGGATGACGCACGTGATGGCAACCGTCAGATCGGCGGAGCCCTCGGCCGTGCCGAGCGTTACCTGAACCTGGCCAGCCTGGCTGCGGTGCTCCTCGCGGGGGTGGCAGTCGCCCTCTCGGCCGCACGCTTCGCCGCACGCCGTTTCGATGCCAGCGCTCTGCTACGCTGCCTGGGCTTGTCGCGACACGAGGCGCTCGCCCTGTTCGGTTTGCAACTGGCCTTGCTCGGCCTGCTTGCCTGCCTGTTGGGTGCCCTGCTTGGCTGGGCCGGCCAGCACATTCTGTTCTACCTCCTGCAGGGCCTGATTCCGGCTGATCTGCCGCCCGCCAACCTGTGGCCAGCACTGGCGGGCATGGCCACCGGCCTGGTGGCGCTGGCCGGTTTCGCCTTGCCGCCGCTGGCCGCACTCGGCCGCGTACCGCCGCTGCGCGTACTGCGTCGTGACATGCTGCCGGTACCGGCCAGCTCCTGGCTGGTCTATGGCGCCGCGCTGATCGCGCTTGGCCTGATCATGTGGCGTCTGAGCCTGGATCTGCGCCTGACCCTGGCACTGCTCGGCGGCGGTCTATTGGCAGTGCTGCTGCTTGGTGGCCTGCTCCTGCTCGGCCTGCAGAGCCTGCGTCGCCTGCTGCAGCGCGCCGCCCTACCCTGGCGCCTGGGCCTGGGTCAACTGCTGCGCCACCCGCTGGCCGCCGCCGGCCAGTCGCTGGCTTTCGGTCTGATCCTGCTGGCCATGGCGTTGATCGCCCTGCTGCGTGGCGAGCTGCTCGACACCTGGCAGGATCAGTTGCCAGAAGATGCCCCGAACCACTTTGCCCTCAACGTACTGCCCGCCGAACGTGATGCCTTCGCCGCCCGCCTGGCAGAGCTTTCGCCGCACCCTGCGCCACTGTATCCGGTGGTTCCAGGCCGCCTGGTGATGATCAACGACGAGCCAGTACGCCAGTTGGTGACCAAGGAAAGTCGAGGCGAACGCGCCATCCAGCGCGATCTCAGCCTGACCTGGTCGCAGGAGCTGCCGGCGGACAACCGCATTACCAGCGGTGCCTGGTGGTCAGGGCAAGATGACGGCTTGCCTGGCGTCTCGGTCGAATCCGAACTGGCGGAAAGCCTGCAACTCAAACTGGGGGATCGCCTGCGCTTCAATGTCGGCGGGATCGAACGCGAAGCACAGGTCACCAGTTTGCGCGAGGTGGACTGGGACAGCTTCCAGCCCAACTTCTACATGATCTTCGAGCCGCAGACTCTGCAGGATCTGCCCGCGACCTATCTGACCAGTTTCTATCTGCCGCCCGGACAGGATGCCGAACTGGTCAGCCTCAGCCGCGCCTTCCCCAGTGTCACCCTGCTACAGGTCGACGCCCTGCTGGCGCAGCTGCGTAGCATTCTTGCGCAGGTGACCCTGGCCATCGAATACGTGCTGCTGTTCGTGCTCGCCGCCGGCATCACCGTACTGCTGGCCGGGCTGCAGGCAACCCTCGATGAGCGCATCCGCCAGGGCGCCTTGCTGCGCGCGCTCGGGGCCGAACGCAAGCTGCTGATCAACGCTCGCCGTGCCGAGTTCGGCCTGCTCGGCGCCGCCGCTGGCCTGCTGGCCGCCGTCGGATGCGAGTTGGTGAGTTTCCTGCTCTATCGCTACGCGTTCGACATGAGCTGGCAACCACACCCATGGCTACTGTTGCTGCCGGTGATCGGCGCCTTGCTGATCGGTATGGCGGGCGTGCTTGGCACCCGTCGCGCCTTGAATGCCAGCCCGCTGAGCGTGCTGCGTGAGGGCTGA
- a CDS encoding ABC transporter ATP-binding protein: protein MTSSILVARNLSKVVSSTEGELTILHDLDLSLEKGDSLAIVGSSGSGKSTLLGLLAGLDLPSGGAVLLAGKNLGELDEDQRARLRAEHVGFVFQSFQLLDSLNALENVMLPLELEGHADARQRARALLERVGLGQRLTHYPRQLSGGEQQRVAIARAFAAEPDVLFADEPTGNLDSHTGERISDLLFELNQERGTTLVLVTHDERLAHRCHRLIRLEAGRLIDSVEP from the coding sequence ATGACTTCGAGCATTCTCGTTGCGCGGAACCTTAGCAAAGTGGTCAGCAGCACGGAAGGTGAGCTGACCATCCTTCACGACCTCGATCTCAGCCTGGAAAAAGGCGACAGCCTGGCAATCGTCGGCAGTTCGGGCTCGGGCAAATCCACCCTCCTCGGCCTGCTCGCCGGACTCGACCTACCCAGCGGCGGCGCAGTGCTACTGGCCGGCAAGAATCTCGGCGAACTCGATGAAGACCAGCGCGCACGCCTGCGCGCCGAGCACGTCGGCTTCGTCTTCCAGTCATTCCAGCTGCTCGACAGCCTCAACGCCCTGGAAAACGTCATGCTGCCGCTCGAACTGGAGGGCCACGCCGATGCCCGTCAACGCGCTCGGGCACTGCTCGAACGTGTCGGCCTGGGTCAGCGCCTCACTCATTACCCGCGGCAGCTGTCTGGTGGCGAACAACAGCGCGTGGCCATCGCCCGCGCCTTCGCCGCCGAACCGGATGTGCTGTTCGCCGACGAGCCCACCGGCAACCTCGACAGCCACACAGGCGAACGCATCAGCGACCTGCTGTTCGAACTCAACCAGGAACGAGGAACCACCCTGGTACTGGTCACTCACGACGAGCGCCTCGCCCACCGCTGCCATCGCCTGATCCGCCTGGAAGCCGGCCGCCTGATCGACAGCGTGGAGCCCTGA
- a CDS encoding arylesterase — MRAWWLSGALALLFWAQGAVAGTLLVVGDSISAAFGLDSRQGWVALLEKRLADEGFEHKVINASISGDTSAGGAARLPALLAEHKPELVIIELGGNDGLRGQAPAQLQQNLASMVEKSQQAGAKVLLLGMRLPPNYGARYTTAFAQVFTDVAEQKQVPLVPFFLDGVGGVQGMMQSDGIHPTEGAQPRLLENAWPALKPLL; from the coding sequence ATGCGTGCATGGTGGCTGAGTGGTGCCTTGGCCCTGCTGTTCTGGGCCCAGGGAGCGGTTGCAGGCACCCTGCTTGTGGTCGGCGATAGTATCAGCGCGGCTTTTGGCCTGGATAGCCGCCAGGGCTGGGTCGCACTACTGGAAAAACGCCTCGCCGATGAAGGTTTCGAGCACAAGGTGATCAACGCTTCGATCAGTGGTGATACCAGCGCAGGCGGCGCCGCGCGGCTGCCTGCGCTGCTTGCCGAGCACAAGCCGGAGCTGGTGATCATCGAGCTGGGAGGCAACGATGGCTTGCGTGGGCAAGCCCCTGCGCAATTGCAACAGAATCTTGCGTCGATGGTTGAGAAGTCGCAGCAGGCCGGGGCCAAGGTTCTGCTTCTGGGGATGCGTCTGCCACCCAATTATGGCGCACGCTACACCACGGCCTTCGCTCAGGTCTTCACCGATGTGGCTGAGCAGAAGCAGGTGCCGCTGGTGCCGTTCTTTCTCGACGGGGTGGGAGGCGTGCAGGGGATGATGCAGAGCGATGGCATCCATCCCACCGAGGGCGCGCAGCCACGGTTGTTGGAGAATGCCTGGCCAGCCCTGAAACCGCTGCTTTGA
- a CDS encoding L,D-transpeptidase family protein: MLSRFSAVNRCLTLMALCSSAAVQALELPLPPPGEDVVGQVQVIKTKYEDTFADLGTANDLGYLEMVAANPGVDPWLPGEGTEVILPTRYVLPPGPREGIVINLAEYRLYYFPKGENVVHTYPLGIGREGWGSPLGVGRVTVKTPNPAWYPPQSIRDEHAADGDILPTVVPPGPDNPLGPYKMTLSFPGYLIHGSNKKFGIGMRVSHGCFRMLNHNVLELAAMVPVGTPVRILNEPYKFGVSGGKVYLEAHAPLDDEGDPSVVDKHTAVINTLLKREELSGLRLDWEMVREVVASEDGLPVPIATQDDHVVASSDNPF; the protein is encoded by the coding sequence ATGTTGTCGCGATTCTCTGCGGTCAACCGTTGCCTGACGCTCATGGCGCTGTGCTCCAGCGCAGCCGTACAGGCGCTCGAACTGCCACTGCCGCCGCCGGGTGAAGATGTGGTCGGCCAGGTACAGGTGATCAAGACCAAGTACGAGGACACCTTCGCTGATCTGGGAACTGCGAACGACCTGGGCTATCTGGAAATGGTCGCCGCCAACCCCGGCGTCGACCCCTGGTTGCCGGGCGAAGGCACCGAGGTCATCCTGCCGACACGCTATGTGCTGCCGCCAGGCCCACGCGAAGGCATCGTGATCAACCTGGCCGAGTACCGCCTGTACTACTTCCCGAAAGGTGAGAACGTGGTGCATACCTATCCTCTCGGTATTGGCCGCGAGGGTTGGGGGTCGCCGCTGGGTGTGGGCCGCGTGACGGTGAAGACACCGAATCCTGCCTGGTATCCGCCGCAGTCGATCCGCGATGAGCACGCAGCTGACGGCGACATCCTGCCGACCGTGGTGCCGCCTGGTCCGGACAACCCGCTGGGGCCTTACAAGATGACCCTGTCGTTCCCCGGCTACCTGATTCATGGCTCGAACAAGAAGTTCGGTATCGGCATGCGCGTTAGTCATGGCTGCTTCCGCATGCTCAACCACAATGTTCTGGAACTGGCCGCGATGGTGCCGGTGGGCACGCCAGTGCGTATCCTCAACGAGCCATACAAGTTTGGCGTGAGTGGTGGCAAGGTCTATCTGGAGGCCCATGCACCGCTGGATGATGAAGGTGACCCGTCGGTGGTCGACAAGCACACTGCGGTGATCAACACCCTGCTCAAGCGTGAAGAGCTCAGCGGCCTGCGTCTGGATTGGGAGATGGTGCGCGAAGTGGTGGCCTCGGAAGATGGTTTGCCAGTGCCGATCGCCACGCAAGACGATCATGTCGTCGCGAGCAGCGACAACCCGTTCTAA
- the oprI gene encoding outer membrane lipoprotei OprI: MNNVLKFSALALAAVLATGCSSISKETEARLTATEDAAARAQARADEAYRKADEALAAAQKAQQTADEANERALRMLEKASRK, from the coding sequence ATGAACAACGTTCTGAAATTCTCTGCTCTGGCTCTGGCCGCAGTTCTGGCTACCGGTTGCAGCAGCATCTCCAAAGAAACCGAAGCTCGTCTGACTGCTACTGAAGACGCAGCTGCTCGCGCTCAAGCCCGTGCTGATGAAGCCTACCGCAAGGCCGACGAAGCTCTAGCTGCCGCTCAGAAAGCTCAGCAGACCGCTGACGAAGCCAACGAGCGCGCTCTGCGCATGCTGGAAAAAGCTAGCCGCAAATAA
- a CDS encoding GntP family permease: MLGNVGLLLGLGLLIFMALRGVNIFIAALVCSILVAVSNALSVPTALLEHFPFGPLGAFTFAGKFFVLFLCGAIFGKVMAASQAASSIAQAITRGLGTQRTLWVAMLVCAVLTYGGVVVFVVIFTMYPLGITLMREANLPKRLFCAAIALGAGTFTMTALPGSPSIHNVIAASALGTDLFAGAWIGLFASVVMVVLGMAYLQRQWRLARECGEGFEPNAQDERMAQLAGVPEAGPHWGMALVPIIVVLGVILLPRLLMLFAVELSADGVWGAILAFSHAQPILWPSLALVLATVVAVLMFAPLRRNTLALLGQGADDAIMPLLNTAAVIGFGGVVTQTAGFGQFVQWILAADLPPLLSVFASISVVSGIVGSSSGGLQIFMQTLAPHYLEMGVEPEVLHRIANIAAGGLDSLPHCGAVIAMLMIMGLTHKQAYKDIFVITVLIPVVAVLLCIALLGL; the protein is encoded by the coding sequence ATGCTCGGTAATGTAGGGCTCTTGCTGGGGTTGGGCTTGCTCATTTTCATGGCGTTGCGCGGCGTGAACATCTTCATCGCGGCGCTGGTCTGCTCCATTCTGGTTGCAGTGAGCAATGCGCTCTCCGTGCCGACCGCCTTGCTCGAACATTTTCCTTTTGGCCCGCTGGGTGCATTCACCTTTGCCGGCAAATTCTTCGTGCTGTTTCTCTGTGGGGCTATCTTTGGCAAGGTCATGGCGGCCAGTCAGGCTGCCAGCAGTATCGCGCAGGCGATCACTCGGGGGCTGGGCACTCAACGCACGCTCTGGGTGGCGATGCTGGTGTGCGCGGTGCTGACCTATGGCGGCGTGGTGGTCTTCGTGGTGATTTTCACCATGTATCCGCTGGGGATCACGTTGATGCGCGAGGCCAATCTGCCCAAGCGTCTGTTCTGCGCGGCTATCGCCCTAGGGGCGGGAACCTTCACCATGACCGCGCTGCCTGGGTCACCGTCGATCCACAACGTCATCGCCGCCAGTGCATTGGGTACCGACCTGTTCGCCGGTGCCTGGATCGGTTTGTTCGCCTCGGTGGTGATGGTGGTGCTGGGAATGGCCTATCTGCAGCGGCAGTGGCGGCTGGCTCGCGAGTGTGGCGAGGGCTTCGAGCCCAATGCTCAGGACGAGCGTATGGCGCAATTGGCTGGTGTTCCGGAAGCAGGACCGCACTGGGGCATGGCGCTGGTGCCGATCATTGTGGTGCTGGGCGTGATTCTGCTGCCGCGGTTGCTGATGTTGTTCGCTGTCGAGCTGTCCGCCGATGGTGTTTGGGGCGCAATTCTGGCGTTCAGTCATGCTCAGCCGATCCTCTGGCCGAGTCTGGCATTGGTATTGGCCACCGTTGTCGCCGTGCTGATGTTCGCGCCGTTGCGGCGCAATACCCTGGCGTTGCTGGGGCAGGGGGCGGATGACGCGATCATGCCGCTGCTCAATACCGCAGCGGTTATCGGTTTCGGCGGGGTGGTCACGCAGACCGCAGGCTTCGGCCAGTTTGTGCAGTGGATACTGGCAGCGGATCTGCCTCCGCTGCTCTCGGTATTCGCTTCGATCAGCGTGGTATCCGGTATCGTCGGTTCGTCTTCTGGCGGTTTGCAGATTTTCATGCAGACCCTGGCGCCACACTATCTGGAAATGGGCGTCGAACCGGAAGTGCTGCACCGTATCGCCAACATCGCTGCCGGTGGCCTGGATTCGTTGCCGCACTGCGGGGCGGTGATCGCCATGCTGATGATCATGGGCTTGACTCACAAGCAGGCCTACAAGGATATATTCGTCATCACCGTGCTGATTCCAGTCGTGGCCGTTCTGCTCTGCATTGCGCTGCTGGGCCTGTGA
- a CDS encoding GNAT family N-acetyltransferase — MSEALSIQHDQASHQFVTTVEGDRAYLAYMDLGKQTLDIYRTFVPNSLRGRGIAAALTEHALRYAEGRGYTVIPSCSYVERYMERRQHHQAS; from the coding sequence ATGAGCGAGGCGTTGTCCATCCAGCATGATCAGGCGAGTCACCAGTTCGTGACCACGGTCGAGGGTGATCGTGCGTATCTGGCCTACATGGATCTGGGCAAGCAGACGCTGGATATCTATCGCACCTTCGTGCCCAACTCCCTGCGCGGGCGCGGCATTGCGGCGGCCCTGACCGAGCACGCGCTGCGCTATGCCGAAGGCCGTGGCTACACGGTGATCCCGTCCTGCTCCTACGTGGAACGCTACATGGAGCGGCGCCAGCACCACCAGGCCAGCTAA